The genomic region TTCTTGAAACAAATCGTCAATCATTGATAGCGAAATTCAAGCGAATCGGTCTGTATATCATCTTGATGATGATGGTGGGATTCTATCTTATTCCAATTGAGACCGGTATAATGACATCTCTTACCACACCAGCATCATATACAGGAAATGCTCCTTTCCTTCCACCGCTAGAACCAGTGATACCCGGAACAGGGTCATTTTCAGTTCAACCGTGGATAAATGCAATCGCTGGATTAAGTGGGGGATTAATCAATAGTTTTGTCCTTGTGATCCCGGCAACAGTTCTTTCTGGATTACTTGGAAGTATGGCTGCATACGGATTGACGACAGTTGACTGGCGTGGACAGATTATGATTTACGTGCTCTTCGTTGCGGGGATTTTCATTCCATATCAAGCAGTGCTGGTGCCATTGACGCAGTTTTGGTATAACGTAGTCCCATTACAGAGTATTTTTGTGACAGTCGCAGCGTCAGTCCCACTTGTAGCAGAATATCACTGGAAGCTACTTGCATTGATCATTACACATACTGCGTATGGAATTCCGATTTGCACACTATTGTTCCGAGCACATTATAAAAAGCTCTCCTCAGAGATGATTGAAGCCGCACGTCTTGATGGAGCATCAATAGCGACTATCTATCGACGAATCATCCTGCCACTTTCAATTCCAATGTTTGCTGTTGTATTTATATATCAATTTACACAAATCTGGAATGATCTTCTCTTCGCATTAACTATCATTCAATTCGGTGACGCATCCGTCGTGACACAGGAACTTGTTGGGATTGGTGTCTCACAATCGGGGACAAACTTTCCACTTCGAATGGCTGCAGCACTCGTTGCTGCCCTCCCAACGCTCATAATATACATCTTCTTTGGCGATCGGTTTGCAAAGGGAGTGACAACATGATTTCTGCTGAGATGAAGTATGATAAAGCAATATCTAAACCTAATATCAGTAGTGTTGATATCACAGTCACCAAATATCAGAATCAATACAAAAGCGCGCGAATAAAGTAAATACTACACTTAATCGAATAATGGCGACACTCACACTCACAGATATTACAAAGGTATTCAATAGCGGAGAGAATGATGAGGTCATCGCTGTCGATGAAGTCTCGATGACTATCGATGATGGCGAGTTTCTCGTGCTCGTTGGACCATCTGGATGTGGAAAGTCAACAACACTCCGAATGATTGCTGGGCTTGAAACGGTGACAAGTGGTGATATCACACTTGATGACCGCCGGATCAACGATGTCTCGCCTGCGAATCGTGATATTGCGATGGTATTTCAGTCATATGCATTGTATCCACACATGACTGTTCGTGAGAACATGCGATTTGGACTTGAGGAGTCAACAACTCTCGAAGATAATATTATTGCTGATACGGTCACAGAGACAGCATCACTGATGGATATTAGTGAACTGCTTGATCGGACCCCAACGGAACTCTCAGGCGGACA from Haloquadratum walsbyi C23 harbors:
- a CDS encoding carbohydrate ABC transporter permease, which codes for MSVQRILETNRQSLIAKFKRIGLYIILMMMVGFYLIPIETGIMTSLTTPASYTGNAPFLPPLEPVIPGTGSFSVQPWINAIAGLSGGLINSFVLVIPATVLSGLLGSMAAYGLTTVDWRGQIMIYVLFVAGIFIPYQAVLVPLTQFWYNVVPLQSIFVTVAASVPLVAEYHWKLLALIITHTAYGIPICTLLFRAHYKKLSSEMIEAARLDGASIATIYRRIILPLSIPMFAVVFIYQFTQIWNDLLFALTIIQFGDASVVTQELVGIGVSQSGTNFPLRMAAALVAALPTLIIYIFFGDRFAKGVTT